In Haloarcula limicola, the genomic stretch GCCGGTCGAGGAGATAGACGCACCGACAGGCGTAGACGCGCCCGATTACGTCCTCTACGGCGGGAAAGGCGGCGTCGGCAAGACGACCTGCGCCGCGGCGACGGCGCTCGCCTCCGCGCGCGACGGGACGGCGACGCTCGTCGTCTCGACGGACCCGGCCCACTCGCTGTCGGACACGCTGGAGACGGAGATCCCGGCCGAACCGACGCGCATCCGCGACGATATCCCGCTGTACGCCGCCGAGATCGACCCCGAGGCCGCGATGGGCGAGGGCCCCCTCGGGATGGAAGACGACGCGCTCGGCGGTCTCGGCGGGATGCTCGGCGGCGAGAACAGCCCGCTCGGTGGGGGCGGTAGCGGCGGACCGGGCGCGGGCACCGCCGGAGACGACCCCATCGGCGGCGAGGACGGTCTGCTGGGCGGGTCGATGCCCGGCGCGGACGAGGCCGCGGCGATGCGGCTCCTCCTCGATTACGTCGACGACCCCCGGTTCGACCGCGTCGTCATCGACACCGCGCCGACCGGCCACACGCTCCGCCTGCTGGAACTCCCCGAGACGATGGACTCGATGGTCGGGAAGATCCTCCAACTTCGCGAGCGCTTCTCGGGGATGATGGGGAACCTCACCGGGATGTTCGGCGGGAGCGACGACGAGGTCGACCCGGAGGAGGGAATCGAGGACTTGCGGGAGCTGAGCGACCGCATCGAGCACTTACGCGGCATCTTACGCGATCCGGCGAAGACCGACTTCCGCATCGTGATGGTGCCCGAGGAGCTCTCCGTAGTCGAGTCCGAGCGACTGCTCGGCCAGCTGAACGAGTTCGGCATCCCGGTCGGCACCGTCGTCGTCAACCGCGTGATGCAGGACCCGAGCGAGGTGCTCGGCCGCGACGTGGGAATCGCCGGACCGAACCACGACGACTGCGAGTTCTGCGCCCGCCGCTGGCAGGTCCAGCAGGACGCGCTCGCCCGTTCGCAGGACCTGTTTCGCGGCCACGAGGTGCGCCGCGTCCCGCTGTTCGCGGAAGAGGTCCACGGCGAGCGACTGTTAGCCGTCGTCGCCGCCTGTCTGGATTGATACGAATTGTTGTAGCCGTTTACCGGTAATCGTCGTACCGGAGTCGACGATACCGGTAAGAGACTACGACGATCCGTATGAGTTACTCGATCAGCCGCCGCACCAGCGACAGTCCAGCGTCGCGCCACCTCGCGGGAAGGTGGCGAGCCAGCAGGAGGTACTTCGCGCTCTCGCCGACCGGATAGCGCGGCTCGGGGTCGCTCGCGTTCGCCGCGTCCCGAATCGTGAGCGCGACGGCTCCCGGCGTGACGGAGAGCGCGTCCTGTACGCCGGCCAGTCGCGAGTCCTCCTGTGCCCGGTAGAGCCAGTCGTACGCGCCCGTGTGTTCCGGGTCGTCTCGCACGTCGTCCTCCCCTTCGACCGCCGAATCGATCCCTCGCCGGACGGGACCGGGCTCGACCAGCACCACGTCCACGTCGAACTCGGACGCCTCGACGCGGAGCGCGTCGCTCAGCCCTTCGAGTCCGAACTTCGAGGCGGCGAACCCGCCCTGCCCCGGCATCGAGAGTCGGCCGGCGACGCTGGAGACGTTGACTATCGTCCCGTTCTCCCGGGCGCGCATGTGCGGGAGGACCGCCCGAATCATCCGGTGCGGGCCCAGCAGGTTCACGTCGAGTCCAGCCTCGAAGTCGGCCGTCGAGACGTCCTCGACGGCTCCGAAGTGCGCCGACCTCGCGGCGTTGACCAGGCAGTCGATCCGCCCCTCCTCGGCGACCACGTCCTCGACGACCCGCGTGCACTCGCGGGCGTTCGTCACGTCGAGTTCGGCGGTCTCGCAGCCGTCGTCCGCGAGGGCCGCCACGTCCGCTTCCTCGCGCGCGGTCGCCCACACGATCCAGTCGTCGTCCAGAAAGGCCTCGGCGGCCGCTCGACCGATGCCCGAGGCCGCGCCAGTGATCAGCACCGTCTTACCCATGAACGGTCGGACACGCGCCGGACAATTAAGCCCACCCGCTTGCGTCTCGCCGGCCGGCTATATCTCGGCTTTGACGTCGTCGGCGTACTTATCGGCCAGCCGCGTCGGTTCCGGGAGCTTGTAGCCGCCGGCGGTCGCCGACACGAGGTCCGCGGCCGTCTCCGCGCTCACGCGGTGGCCGGGACTGACGATGAGGGGATTGACGTGCTGTTTCGAGGATTCATACTGCCGCGTCTGGACGGCGTGACCGATGAGGGTGCCCGCCGCGGCGGTCTCGACCTCAGCGTCGGCCTCGATGGGAACGCGCGCGCCGGTCGGCAACTTGCGGTCGAGGGACTCTCGTGGCGTGCCACAGAGCAGGTTCTTGGCGACGCCGACGGTCGGCACGTCCAGCGTCACGCCGACGTGCGTCGCCAGTCCGGCCTCCCGATAGTGGATGCGCCCGCTCCCGTCGACGAAGACGACGTCCGGGTCGCTGTCGAGTTCGGCGAAGGCCGAGAGGATGGCGCTGCCCTCGCGAAACGAGAGGAGTCCCGGAACGTACGGTATCTCGGCCGGTTCGACGGCGTAGACCCGTTCGACCACCTCGCGGCCGCGCAGGACGACGACGGCCGAGACGGCTCGGTCGCCGACGAACGCCTGATCGACGCCGGCGACGAGCGGTCGGTCCGCGGGGGCGTCCTCGCCATCGCCCGCCGCCCCGAGCTCGCCGAGCGTCGCCTGTTCGGCCGGCCCGTCGAGAGTGACGGCGTCCGGATCGAAGTCGTGGTCGTCCTCGAACACCGCCGTCGCCGCGATCTCGCGCTGGAGGTCCTCCATCTCCGCGGTCGAGAGCGACGGGTCCGGGACGAACGTCGAGTTGACGACCTCCATGTCAGAAGGGACCGCGACCCCCGGGGCCGCCCGGGCCGCCTGGACCGCCCGGGCCGCCGCCACCGCCGCGACCGAACTGGAGCTGGCCGGGTATCCGCGCGCGGTCCTTGACCTTCTTGCCGTACCACAGACCGATTCCGAGGCCGATGAGGTGTGCGGTGTGGGCGATGTTTCCGCCGAGCAGCCCCGCCGCGCCGGGCGAGAGCGACCCGAAGACACTCAGTAGCAGATAGAAGCCGGTGATCGCCCAGATGGGGACCGGGATCAGGAAGTAGAGGTAGACGCGCAGGTCGGGCTTCAGCACCGTCAGGAAGCCCAGGATGGCGAGTGCGGCCCCGCTGGCACCGAGGACGCCGTAACCGCCCCCGCTCTGGACCATCTGCAGGCCGATCTGGCCGAGTCCGGCGAGCATCCCCGAGGCGAGGAAGAAGATGGCGTACTTCTTCGAGCCGAGCTGCTGCTCGACGAGTTGGCCGAAGAAGTAGATGATGATGCCGTTGCCGAGGATGTGATAGAACGAGAAGGGCTGGTGGGAGAAGACCGAGGTCACCCACGTCCAGACGTACTCCGGGTGGTCGGGACTGAGGACGAACAGCGTCTGGAACAGCTGACTTCCGACCCCGAGCAGGACGATATGTTCGAGCGCGAAGACGATCGCCATGACGGTCAGGAACAGGTAGGTGACGTTCCCGCGGAAGTAGCCGAGCACGCCACCGGGGCCCGTGTCCAGGCCGACGCGGCTGGCCATTCCGCCGCTCTGGTTCCCGCCGCTACTCGTCACGCTGTCGTCGAACCCGCTGTCGAACACGCCGCTCGGGTCGTTCCAGTCGTTCAACCCGGGGCAGTCGTGGGCCTCCGGTAAGCGATGCTCGCCACAGTAGGTGCCGCCGCAGTGCCCACACTGGTAGGGCATGTTCTCCTCCTTGCCACAGGCGTCGCACTCCGACATTGCCCTCACTTAGAGAGGGTCGTGCAAATGGATTGTGTTTATCCGGCCCCGCGAGCGGAAAAACGGTCGTCGCGCGGGAGCTACTCGCCGGCGTCCGGACGGTCGTCAGTCACGCGGAGGACCCCGATCCACGCGGGCGCGCCGTCGTACTCGACGTCGCCGCCCGACACCTCGACGGTGAGACGCTCGCCGTCGGCCCGGACGCCGGTGAACGTCGAATCGAACGACTCCAGGTCGCCCTCGCCGGACTCGCGCTGTCCGGAGAACCAGTCTTGGTCGTCCGTCGCGGTGATGCGCGCCGGCGACTCGCCCATGAGCTCGCACTGCTCGTAGCCGAACATCTCCGCGAGCTTCTGGTTCACGTAGGCGAACTCGCGGTCCTGGACGATGCAGACGCCGGCGATCTCCTGTTCGACCAGCCGCTGGTACCACGAGAGGGCGTTCCAGAACTGCTCCTCGGTCCGGGACTGGGAGACGGCGTTCTCGACGCGGTTGGCCAGCACTTCGTACTGGTCGGTGCCGGTCTCCTTCTGCATGTAATCGGTGACCCCCGCGGCGATGGCGTCGCTGGCGATCTCCTCGCTGCCCTGCCCGGTAAAGAGGATGAAGGGCACGTCGGTATACCGCTCGCGCACGATTTCGAGGAACTCCAGCCCGTCCATGTTGGGCATCTGGTAGTCGCTGACGATGCAGTCGATGCGGCTCTCGCGCAGGTGGTCCATCGCCGCGACGGCGCTCGTCTCGGTGACGACCGTGAAGTCGTCGTTGATGCGCTCGAGAAAGGTCTGGAGCAACTCGCCGATCTGCGGGTCGTCGTCGACGTGGAGGACGCGGATTCCCTGCGTGTCCTGCATCTTCGCCAGCGGGACCGGTACCTCCGCGTACGAGTCGTCCGCCGACCCCGACGACTGCGTGCGGATGAACGGAACGCTGCGGTTCGACGCGCGCCGGCTCCCCCGAATCGAACTCCGCGACAGTTCGACAGTCTCGGCCGGAAACGCGGAACTACCGTCCATCGTCAACCCCCGTTCCCACCGCCGATGTCGACGCGATTTCCTTGCTTTCCAAACGTGACCGAAATATTTCACGATGGCGACTCGACCCGCTCCCGCGGGGGGTCTGATACGTCGACCGCGAGAAGGGGCGTCTCGTGTGTTCGTGGCTGGCCATCTGTACTGAACTCTGCACGTCTATACGACGGCGGCCCACAAAACGATACTGATAGTGTCGGTAGTCACCAACTAACGAATACAGAGAGCGGGGTGAGGACGAATATCGCCAGCAGGGACTGAGATGGCCACGAGATAGGGGGCGGTCGTGCTGTGAAGCGTTAGGTCGCCTGCTCGTCCGAACGGGTTCGGGTCGTTCCGCTAGCTAAGCGTATATTATTCAATACTTTATCTCGATTAATATATGTAAGAACACTTCAGAAATATTTAATATCCAACCGTCAGATACTATGATTGTATCATGTCCGATACTACGATGACGGAGTTCCTCTCGGAACACCCACGAATGGCCGGCGCACTGTTCACGATCCTCCTCCTGCTCACGCAGGCTGGAAATGCGGCTGCGCGCGGAGCAGCGATTAGTGGTCCGTAATACCGGAATCAAAAACTGTAGTACTTAGCGTACCGCCGTAAATAACGATAGAACGCCCGTTCAAACAGAGCCGGTTCTCAGAATAAATCGTCTAGTTGCAGCGATCTGCTCCAGTAGAGACTACCATTAATCCGTACTGGCCCTTCTTCTAATTGAAGGAATCTCTGTAGTTCCTGCTTTGGTACCTGAAATTTCCCAGTCATTCCTGATGCTAAAAAGTAATCTTCGCTGCCATCAATAAATGGCATAAAGATAGTGCCTAATCCACGTTGGTCGGTGGTATACGTCGTCATCTTGACCTTGAACGCACTATCTTTCGCGCTAACTTCGAGAAGATTTGGTGAACCGTTGGCCGACTGCGTCACCGTAATCCCCCCATCTCCAACGACGATGTACTGCCCGCCGAGGATGCTCTCGTCGCGGGCGATCGTGAGCGCCGCGCGGAGCGGGAACCCGCAGTTGAGCAGGCGGGCGACGGTCTCGCCGATCTTGACCGCGCCGTCGTTGAGCACCTCGTTGAGGGTGACGATGCCGCCGATGGCACCGCCGTCGATGAGACCGAGTCCCTGCTGGTAGGAGCTACAGGCGTTCAGGAGGAAGGTGTCGACGCCGACGCCGTCGAGCGTCCGGACGTCGAGCGCGCCGTCCTCGCAGGTGAAGCCGTCGGCGTCGATGTGACCGATGTAGTGGAAGAAGTCGTTCTGCTCGGCCAGCGTCTCGGCCAGTTCGTCCCTCGTCAGATTCTCGCGGACGGTGATGTCGAAGGGCAGGTCCTCGCGGTTGCCGTACACCTCGTCGGCGATCTGGCGCTCCTGGGCCATCCGGGCGTCGTTCTGGACGACGGTGATGGAGATGTCGCCGTCGGTGGCCTCCCGGTCGAGGCGGTTCCGGAACGCCTCGGGGGTGAGCTTGCTCGCGCCGATGGGGACGCCGTCGCCGATCCAGGCCTGTTCGAGCGTCGACTCGGACTGCGGTTCGACGTAGTCGGTCTGGACGGCGGCGGGCTCGGCGCTGGCGGCTCGCGTGAAGTCCGACGAGCGGGTGAACTCCTGTTCGACGCTGGCTGTCACGCTGGTCTGTGTCCGCTGGTGGGGCTGGTGCGTGCGGACGATAGCGAGGTCGTCGACGACGAACGGCAACTGCTCGGCGTTTCGGGCCACCGGGTCGACGTGGGCGGTCAAGCGCCACTCCGGGATGTGCTCCTCGACGACATCGTAGGGCACGGTCAGGTATTCGGCGACCTGTTCGGCGAGCGGTCGGTGATACAGCGTCTCGAAGTCGAGGTCGACGTACGGCTCGACCGCGCGGCGCTCGTGGAGGTCGATCTCGTAGTAGCCCTCCGTCCGAGTGAGACAGTCGAGGAAGAACAACTGCTTGAGCACCCGCTCGACCTCGCGTTCGTAGCCGTCGGGGCCGGTCAGCGCGTACTCGAAGCCGTCGTCCGTCGTCAGTCGGGGGGACGGCCCCGGCCGAATCGACGCGCCGAGGTAGTACGCGAGCGGCGCGGCGACGAATATCGAGGGGAGGTCCGGCGGGAGTTCGAGGCGGACGCCGGTGTCCGGGCGCTCGACGCCCGAGGGAATGTCGAGGCTGTCGCCCAGTTCCAGCGCCGGCGGGTGACCGCGGAGCGTCGGATAGGAGCGCTCGGGGTCGGTCGTCTTCAGCGCGGAGCCGAACGTCTCGACGGCGGCCATCATGTCCAGCGGGTCCTCGGTCGTGGTCACCGTCGCCGCGGGGCGGTCGTGACGCGAACGCGCGCCGACGCGCACCTCGGTCGGCTCGCCGAAGTCGATGCGGGTCTGCTCCATGTCGACGCTGACTTCGAACGCCGCGTCGGCGCGGAGATACGTCTTGATGCGCGTACAGAGGTCGATGCTGTAGGAACCGTCGGGAACCGTCTCCGCCTCGAACTGCTTGACCTCCGCGACCATGTTCCCCCCGACGTCGCGGACGTAGACCGGGACGACGGTCGGGAGGACGATCTCGCTCGTCCGGACGGCGACGGCCGACCCGACCGGGAAGTGGAAGGCGTCGACGTCGACCGGCGTCGGCGAGACGGGCGAGGGCGTGTGGAGTCGGTAGCGCTGGCGCTCGATCCGATCGATGATCTCGATCCCCGGCCTGTCGTCGAGCGTGGTGAACGTCAGCGTCATTTATTTAGTGCCTACCGAACTCCCAGTAGTTGGTACGTACCGAACTACTAGCAGAGAAGACGAAAAAGTTACCGGCGGTTATGCCGGTTGAGCGAAGCGGGTAAGACCCCGCGGGTCGAAAGCGCGGACAGTGCAAGAGTTCGAGCGCAAACAGCTCTTAGAGCGCATCGAACGGGAGGGCGCGACCGTCGGTGCCGAGATCCCCGACGAGATCACCGTCCAGGGAGAGGACATCGACCTGCGGTCGTTCGTCTTCGAGATCAAGCGCCGGGACACCGTCCCGGCCGGAGAGCGAGAGCGCGTCGAGCAGGCGAAGCGGAATCTGCGGCGCGAGCGCATCGAGCGCAAGGAACGCATCGAGGACGGCGGAGTGAGCTACGAGGAGGGCGAGGCGCTGGCCGAGGCCGTCATCGGCATCGACCGGGCGCTGAACGCGCTCGAACAGCTCGGTCCCGCGAACCTCGAACAGGAGGCGAAGACGCAGGAGACCGCCGACCAGAAGCGCTGGATGAAGTTCCTGCGGAAGGCGCTGGGTCACGAGGACGCCGATTCCGGCACGGGTCGTGCCGGGCGAGGGAGATAACATGAGCCAGAACGACGAAATCGCCAGCCGACTGGAGGAGTTCGCCGACCTGCTGGAGGCACGGGGCGTCGAGTACAAACCTCGGACCTACCGGCGCGCGGCCGAGAACATCCGCGAGTACCCCGCCGCCGTCGAGGGGCTCGCCGCGGAGGGCGAAGAGGCCGTCGGCGAGATCGACGGCGTGGGCGACGCCATCTCCACGAAGGTCGTCGAGTACTTCGAGACGGGGGAAATCGAGGAACTCGAAGAGCTCCGCGCGGAGCTACCCGTCGAGATGGAAGCCCTGACGGCGGTCGAGGGCGTCGGTCCGAAGACGGTCGGGACGCTGTACGAGGCGCTCGGCATCACGACGCTCGACGAACTGGAAGCCGCCGCCGAAGCGGGCGAGATACGGGCGGTCGAAGGGTTCGGCGAGAAGACCGAGCAGAACATCCTCGACAACGTCGACTTCGCGCGCGAGGCCCACGAGCGGGCGCTGCTCGGCGAGGCCCGACCCTACGGCGAGCGCATCGAGGCGTACATGAGCGACGTCTCCGGCGTCGAGAAGTGCGCGCTGGGCGGCTCGATCCGGCGCTGGAAGCCGACCATCGGCGACGTGGACGTGCTCGTGGGCAGCGACGCCGAGGGGGAGGTCGTCGAGGCGTTCACCGACTGGCCGGAGGTCGACCGGGTCATCGAATCGGGCGAGACGAAGGCGAGCGTCTACGCGGGCGACGACGACGTCCGCGTGGACCTGCGTATCGTCGTTCCCGAGGAGTTCGGCGCGGCCCTGCAGTACTTCACCGGGAGCAAGGACCACAACGTCGCGGTCCGTAACCGCGCCATCGAGCGGAATCTGAAGGTCAACGAGTACGGGGTTTTCGACGTCTCCGGCGTCGAGGACGACGACCAGCGGGCGGGCGAGCGAGTCGCCGGCGAGACCGAGGAGAGCGTCTACGAGGCCCTCGACATGGCGTGGATGGCCCCGGAGCTACGGGAGAACCGCGGCGAAGTGGAGGCCGCGGCGAACGACGACCTCCCGGACCTGCTGGAGACGGACGACGTTCGCGGCGACCTCCACACGCACACGGAGTGGTCCGACGGGGGACACACCATCGAGGAGATGGTCGAGGGAGCCGAAGCGTTCGGCCACGACTACATCGCTATCTCGGATCACGCGACGGGACCGGGGATGGTCGGCGGCGTCGGCGTCTCCGACGAGGAACTTCGCGAGCAACTGGAAGAAATTGAGGCCGTCGCCGCCGAAGCGGACATCGACGTATTCAGCGGTGTCGAAGCCAACATCGCCGAGGACGGGGATATCTCCGTCGCCGACGACCTCCTGGCCGACCTCGACTGTGTGGTCGCCTCGCCGCACGCCGCCCTCGACGGCGACGGGACCGACCGGCTCGTCGCGGCCGCCGAGCATCCCGAGGTGAACGCCATCGGTCACCCGACGGGGCGCTATCTGAACCGACGGCCGGGACTCGATCTCGACGTCGAGCGCCTCGCTGAGGTGGCCGCCGAGAACGGGACCGCCTTGGAGGTCAACGCGAGCCCCGCCCGGTTGGACCTCTCGGGGGCGGCGGTCAAGCAGGCCGTCGAGGCCGGGGCGACCATCGTCATCGACACGGACGCTCACAGCCCCGGTAACTTCGAGCAGGTCCGCTACGGCGTCCACACGGCCCGTCGCGGCTGGGCCGAGGCCGCCGACGTTCTCAACACGCGGGACACCGAAGGCGTCCGGGAGTTCCTCGATGCGTGAGGCGAGCGAGCGGGACCCGCTCTTGCTCGACGTGATGCTCGGGAAACTGGCGTCCTATCTCCGGATGTGCGGCTACGACGCCGCCTACGCGCTGGACCGCGACGCCGAGGACGACGATGCGATGCTCGCGCTCGCCCACACCGAGGGCCGCCGCCTCGTGACCCGCGACGAGGGGCTGGCAAGGCAGGCACCGAACGCGGTGTTGCTCACCGAGCGCGAGGTCGAGGCGCAGCTGCGGGAACTGGCCGCGGCCGGGTTCGAGCTCGAGCTGACCGAGGAGCCGGCCCGCTGTGGCACCTGCAACGCGCCCGTCGAGCGCGTCGACCGGACCGAGCCGACTCCCGACTACGCGCCCGATCCAGCCGAGGAGTCGGTCTGGCGGTGTCGGGACTGTGGCCAGCACTTCTGGCGCGGCAGCCACTGGGACGACGTGGCCGACACCGTCGCCGATCTGTAGTCGGCGGCGCTCGACGCCGCCGGCCGTCATCGCAGTCCGGAGAGCCCGTCGGTCACGTTCGACTGCCGGCGCGCCTCGAAGCCGTAGCAGAGGCGATCTGAGACGAGTTCGTAGGCGGTTATCGCCGTCTCCAGCGTCGAGGCGTCGGACGGGTGAAGCAGGCGCGGCGGCGACTCCTTCCGCCGGTCGAGCAGGCCCGAGACGAGGCGGCCAAGCGACGAGCCCGCGTCGTCGCGGCGGGTCGGCCACGAGAACAGCAGTTCGCAGGCGGCCTCGTCGGCGACGACGCCCGATAGCTGCTCGTGGGGATACCAGCGGCTCTCGCCGCCCGAGCGGCCGAGCCACAGCCCCTCGGTCGTGATCTCGATGCCGACGTCGCCGACGGTCCACGACGCGAGCGCGCCGTGGGGAAAGAGCTCGGTACAGGGGACCTCGGAGACCGCCTCGCGAATCGCCGCCTTCAGGTCGTCGTCGGGGTCGTCGACCGCGCGCACCGCCGCCTTCCGCGGGACGGAGTAGTAGCGTCACTCGTCGCCGTCGACGACCGCGATCCGGTAGATTCCCTGCGAGCGCCAGAGCGGGACCTCGTCGGTCGGCGAAACCGCGAGCGCACCCAGCAACCGCTCGCGGTCGGTCGGCCCCGCGCGAACGATCGGTGGCTCGCCTCCGAGCGCGCGACCCTCGACGCGGTCTAACCGACCGAGGGCGGTCGCGACGGACGGCGCGCCCTGCTTCAGCAGGCGGGGATACACCGCGAGTTCGACGGCCATTCCGGCGTCGAGGCAGGCCCCGAGGACGGCGTTCTCGGCGCGGACCCACGCGTCGGGCGGGGCGGGGTCCCGGTTGGTCACCAGTCGGTGGGTGGTGGTGCGGTAACTGCGTTCGGGCGGCTGCACGGCCGAAAACTGGACCGGGAGCGGTCAAAAACGCGCCGGTCAGCCCCGGAGCGCCTCGACCGGCGGCTCCCACGCCGCGCGGTAGGCGGGGTAGAGCCCGCCGACCAGCGCGACGAGGACGCCGAAGGCGAACGCGCCGAGGGGGACGGCGGCGTTGCCGGGCAGCAACACCGCCCACAGCGGGAGTTCGGTCTGCGTGGCCGTGACGACGACGGCGGCGGTGCCGAGAATCGCACCGATGGCACCGCCGACGACCCCCAACAGCGCCGCCTCCAC encodes the following:
- a CDS encoding ArsA family ATPase, which encodes MNDIDVEPVEEIDAPTGVDAPDYVLYGGKGGVGKTTCAAATALASARDGTATLVVSTDPAHSLSDTLETEIPAEPTRIRDDIPLYAAEIDPEAAMGEGPLGMEDDALGGLGGMLGGENSPLGGGGSGGPGAGTAGDDPIGGEDGLLGGSMPGADEAAAMRLLLDYVDDPRFDRVVIDTAPTGHTLRLLELPETMDSMVGKILQLRERFSGMMGNLTGMFGGSDDEVDPEEGIEDLRELSDRIEHLRGILRDPAKTDFRIVMVPEELSVVESERLLGQLNEFGIPVGTVVVNRVMQDPSEVLGRDVGIAGPNHDDCEFCARRWQVQQDALARSQDLFRGHEVRRVPLFAEEVHGERLLAVVAACLD
- a CDS encoding SDR family oxidoreductase, coding for MGKTVLITGAASGIGRAAAEAFLDDDWIVWATAREEADVAALADDGCETAELDVTNARECTRVVEDVVAEEGRIDCLVNAARSAHFGAVEDVSTADFEAGLDVNLLGPHRMIRAVLPHMRARENGTIVNVSSVAGRLSMPGQGGFAASKFGLEGLSDALRVEASEFDVDVVLVEPGPVRRGIDSAVEGEDDVRDDPEHTGAYDWLYRAQEDSRLAGVQDALSVTPGAVALTIRDAANASDPEPRYPVGESAKYLLLARHLPARWRDAGLSLVRRLIE
- a CDS encoding endonuclease V is translated as MEVVNSTFVPDPSLSTAEMEDLQREIAATAVFEDDHDFDPDAVTLDGPAEQATLGELGAAGDGEDAPADRPLVAGVDQAFVGDRAVSAVVVLRGREVVERVYAVEPAEIPYVPGLLSFREGSAILSAFAELDSDPDVVFVDGSGRIHYREAGLATHVGVTLDVPTVGVAKNLLCGTPRESLDRKLPTGARVPIEADAEVETAAAGTLIGHAVQTRQYESSKQHVNPLIVSPGHRVSAETAADLVSATAGGYKLPEPTRLADKYADDVKAEI
- a CDS encoding rhomboid family intramembrane serine protease, whose protein sequence is MSECDACGKEENMPYQCGHCGGTYCGEHRLPEAHDCPGLNDWNDPSGVFDSGFDDSVTSSGGNQSGGMASRVGLDTGPGGVLGYFRGNVTYLFLTVMAIVFALEHIVLLGVGSQLFQTLFVLSPDHPEYVWTWVTSVFSHQPFSFYHILGNGIIIYFFGQLVEQQLGSKKYAIFFLASGMLAGLGQIGLQMVQSGGGYGVLGASGAALAILGFLTVLKPDLRVYLYFLIPVPIWAITGFYLLLSVFGSLSPGAAGLLGGNIAHTAHLIGLGIGLWYGKKVKDRARIPGQLQFGRGGGGGPGGPGGPGGPGGRGPF
- a CDS encoding response regulator, with the protein product MDGSSAFPAETVELSRSSIRGSRRASNRSVPFIRTQSSGSADDSYAEVPVPLAKMQDTQGIRVLHVDDDPQIGELLQTFLERINDDFTVVTETSAVAAMDHLRESRIDCIVSDYQMPNMDGLEFLEIVRERYTDVPFILFTGQGSEEIASDAIAAGVTDYMQKETGTDQYEVLANRVENAVSQSRTEEQFWNALSWYQRLVEQEIAGVCIVQDREFAYVNQKLAEMFGYEQCELMGESPARITATDDQDWFSGQRESGEGDLESFDSTFTGVRADGERLTVEVSGGDVEYDGAPAWIGVLRVTDDRPDAGE
- a CDS encoding DUF7503 family protein — protein: MTEFLSEHPRMAGALFTILLLLTQAGNAAARGAAISGP
- a CDS encoding DUF5788 family protein — translated: MQEFERKQLLERIEREGATVGAEIPDEITVQGEDIDLRSFVFEIKRRDTVPAGERERVEQAKRNLRRERIERKERIEDGGVSYEEGEALAEAVIGIDRALNALEQLGPANLEQEAKTQETADQKRWMKFLRKALGHEDADSGTGRAGRGR
- the polX gene encoding DNA polymerase/3'-5' exonuclease PolX, yielding MSQNDEIASRLEEFADLLEARGVEYKPRTYRRAAENIREYPAAVEGLAAEGEEAVGEIDGVGDAISTKVVEYFETGEIEELEELRAELPVEMEALTAVEGVGPKTVGTLYEALGITTLDELEAAAEAGEIRAVEGFGEKTEQNILDNVDFAREAHERALLGEARPYGERIEAYMSDVSGVEKCALGGSIRRWKPTIGDVDVLVGSDAEGEVVEAFTDWPEVDRVIESGETKASVYAGDDDVRVDLRIVVPEEFGAALQYFTGSKDHNVAVRNRAIERNLKVNEYGVFDVSGVEDDDQRAGERVAGETEESVYEALDMAWMAPELRENRGEVEAAANDDLPDLLETDDVRGDLHTHTEWSDGGHTIEEMVEGAEAFGHDYIAISDHATGPGMVGGVGVSDEELREQLEEIEAVAAEADIDVFSGVEANIAEDGDISVADDLLADLDCVVASPHAALDGDGTDRLVAAAEHPEVNAIGHPTGRYLNRRPGLDLDVERLAEVAAENGTALEVNASPARLDLSGAAVKQAVEAGATIVIDTDAHSPGNFEQVRYGVHTARRGWAEAADVLNTRDTEGVREFLDA
- a CDS encoding Mut7-C RNAse domain-containing protein, producing the protein MREASERDPLLLDVMLGKLASYLRMCGYDAAYALDRDAEDDDAMLALAHTEGRRLVTRDEGLARQAPNAVLLTEREVEAQLRELAAAGFELELTEEPARCGTCNAPVERVDRTEPTPDYAPDPAEESVWRCRDCGQHFWRGSHWDDVADTVADL